One stretch of Streptomyces peucetius DNA includes these proteins:
- a CDS encoding membrane-associated oxidoreductase gives MEITDLTPAERRVLQAFPKGEAVDLREDPDDDPALGASWGPERTVRAEVLRAMLVDVPSRDGEIAGLKLWGARITGVLDLKYGTVECPVRLRACHFEKTPDLYGAQIRALVLTDSVLPGLTAGTLRVDIVLRLTCCRVTGPVRLAGAQVGGAIFLNRAHLGPGDGGPDLDEPALSLNHATVGTDVWAPSLVVHGETRLNGTTVGGQVNLDDATLHRPGGTALHAENIVVATDLRAMRLRAEGRINLTGAAVPGQLNLAYARLSNPEGLALRASSCVVGELWLRSAAPIEGTVNLRRAQLDLLHISPEVWPERVLVDGLTYGRLDPHLPAEQRLPLLERETGGYLPFGYEQLTCAYRAAGDEAAARTVQFAKLRRHRRTLPWYARAWGHLQDVTVGYGFRPMRAAGWLAALLLTGALAFAIKHPPALKPGEAPEFNPLFYTLDLLLPIIGFGQETAYAPQGAYQWLAYLLIIGGWVLATTIAAGVSRSLSRQ, from the coding sequence GTGGAGATCACCGACCTGACACCGGCGGAGCGGCGCGTCCTTCAGGCGTTCCCCAAGGGAGAGGCCGTCGACCTCCGCGAGGACCCCGACGACGATCCCGCACTCGGCGCGTCCTGGGGCCCGGAGCGGACCGTACGGGCAGAGGTCCTGCGCGCGATGCTCGTGGACGTGCCGAGCCGGGACGGCGAGATCGCGGGCCTGAAACTGTGGGGCGCACGCATCACCGGCGTACTGGACCTCAAGTACGGCACGGTCGAGTGCCCCGTACGACTGCGCGCGTGCCACTTCGAGAAGACCCCGGACCTCTACGGCGCGCAGATCCGCGCCCTGGTACTGACCGACTCGGTGCTTCCGGGCCTCACCGCCGGCACCCTGCGCGTCGACATCGTCCTGCGGCTGACCTGCTGCCGCGTCACCGGACCCGTACGACTTGCCGGGGCGCAGGTCGGCGGCGCGATCTTCCTCAACCGGGCGCACCTCGGCCCGGGCGACGGCGGACCGGACCTCGACGAGCCGGCCCTGTCCCTCAACCACGCCACCGTCGGCACCGACGTCTGGGCGCCAAGCCTCGTCGTCCACGGCGAGACCCGGCTGAACGGCACCACCGTCGGCGGCCAGGTCAACCTCGACGACGCCACGCTGCACAGACCCGGCGGCACCGCCCTCCACGCGGAGAACATCGTCGTCGCCACCGACCTGCGCGCCATGCGGCTGCGGGCCGAAGGCCGGATCAACCTCACCGGCGCGGCAGTCCCCGGTCAGCTCAATCTGGCCTACGCCCGACTGTCCAACCCGGAAGGGCTCGCGCTGCGCGCCAGCAGCTGCGTCGTCGGCGAACTGTGGCTGCGCAGCGCGGCCCCCATCGAGGGGACCGTCAACCTGCGCCGGGCCCAGCTGGATCTGCTGCACATATCCCCGGAGGTGTGGCCCGAGCGGGTCCTCGTCGACGGCCTCACCTACGGCCGGCTCGACCCCCACCTTCCGGCCGAGCAGCGGCTGCCGCTGCTGGAACGCGAGACGGGGGGCTATCTGCCCTTCGGATACGAGCAGCTGACCTGCGCCTACCGCGCGGCCGGCGACGAGGCCGCCGCCCGAACCGTCCAGTTCGCCAAGCTCCGCCGCCACCGCCGCACCCTGCCCTGGTACGCCAGGGCCTGGGGCCACCTCCAGGACGTGACCGTCGGCTACGGCTTCCGCCCGATGCGCGCCGCGGGATGGCTGGCGGCCCTGCTGCTCACGGGCGCCCTGGCCTTCGCCATCAAGCATCCGCCCGCGCTGAAACCGGGCGAGGCGCCCGAGTTCAACCCGCTCTTCTACACCCTCGACCTGCTGCTGCCGATCATCGGCTTCGGCCAGGAGACCGCATACGCCCCGCAGGGTGCGTACCAGTGGCTCGCGTATCTCCTGATCATCGGCGGCTGGGTGCTG